One genomic window of Aethina tumida isolate Nest 87 chromosome 3, icAetTumi1.1, whole genome shotgun sequence includes the following:
- the LOC109601681 gene encoding PHD and RING finger domain-containing protein 1 isoform X4, which yields MSDDSDASPHQKRKRKARRLEDSSSESSSDDFSAPVRTRTKSRNRNPIADSSSDSDSDDSCVVRRRKKKVARVTSDSDSDNSSGSSIVVRIRSKSGARILSASESDSSQWETEGSDAEPDSRTAVAASVQDANVDSDSSDGQSDKCPICLATFRTQEIGTPESCDHQFCLECIQEWSKNMNTCPVDRQEYNLILVRRQVNGKVARQIPIEKPQPQNDVEITEELTFCEICGQSEYEDRMLLCDGCDLGFHLFCLTPPLDEVPAGRWYCNDCSADDVVDREISLFEIQMLFDDQVNMIQPTERRRNQSSRYQYSILGRLYKRLVVRCKRLALISHTLQHISRPSIFLIDRLIPRTRQSERVRRQIQTNRMNQSLRLQQEMPSTSSGADNSIHLSDGVTSTTSRRTAGTARKPRKKKTRKTKRRRRVFEVDEATGEMVEVKRKKRKSRAKTRRRNRVVARPKTVKKRLAAQLGICAPKSVPQNLPDVRVPSTTANSIGVMRHQAGIPALHLFGQNHELDYFSDEDIDGSDILVRRAPNHSDVAAMRRTARRKAVVIPCTVSSSSDLLDSIMDSQERLHSRNTVFSVDRDGKFKMEPKLGNNNNNYINVKQQDSVVRQCPTSYTNKTTSNSNNYREDAETSREYHGNSSYQHSTPSSTMEPAAGSRSSSSNDQDQPQDYSQRTLSASCDATYDDPDKNKKGSDSGSNSPNSDSDVDIYSDIETVSTSKVDDDESYNKPPPQPAAPQNDSNAGDDDDNSETEMVIDTEKEPEKHTEHDEEDAKQVTSTVDAEIAPQNRPQYSASEIQSEAVQSSNQVDYLKNDYQDKDQYDDDDSEDGCPNFSIYSKESIKLAKDSDVGNNESGSSGDNQVGEVSSSPNGPERSVHRTQDVAGPSTSQQYEAYDPEMETESPRPPEDIDDDDQEENKPDGAEESRPTEVMKKPNVSSGGLYSDSEDESVVRKEAVQFGMNDLRNMTEDISEEERSYTPCLDEKNTSFKEGIEGLDTELISDEDRNDFDESHEQKAVSDGGDALEINAKESELDFTRPEDYEEGEIIDKLKNSKKPEEEPKKEDESPKKAKKKEKTADNEGNKENEVQNKETFKKLSKSSKDRNYREKDRSKSREKKSDKDKDKQKEKEKKDKKRRKEIVRYNVRALIAVKPKRDQFGRDIPQRKSESRNRSFTPPIRRSSSRPRQSPSPKRRGRSRTRNRNRVTQSRSRNRVGSRSRSRNKLSRSKTPPRRRSRSKDKKRKRSTSRSKKPTKTRTSSKSKRKARSHSRRRSRSKSPRKKRDWKRRRSTDWTPSFSRSPSPDQAPFSPSWTPPRILDKVQQKQQHSNLKVILPNDGGKKKKEKKKKSEKRKDSDRQRKRTRYDRTPPPSKEVFASGENILVSVSFNKENETRDVTTRDKRRKTVEEPPKKKKKSKNKAQRKDLSGVKPVAIIDLERSPFQVVSSPKDVIVLSDSDNGEDVQKNICDSSQQVASPERCGVNTYTMGPKTPPEPQVKFSLNAKPPTIRAISNPLHEADEMDVEPDQEDITDSVHKGPNTPPEPPNSPPSSPDAYDPFEPTKSRSPTPEPLETTQSNEPDMAEADDDKIHNQSPDKSLTPPVADIQPADSQSSIHATPDIKSPERIGATINQPAAKPVAQTTPFSTGATSLINSAPINNLAPPRINIINSTIVQQSSIPQRIVLPNVQKSSPVKIAPTKSIKPMPSKQANNKNSRGKGRQNGASDDMVLDLDSPYSPGSSDYEDLFEPPPESGGKSSKSSSKTTSSKTKSTFDALFGSPSYSASKPTKKDKVKKVQVSPTKGTKQVGVKLDEDNLKILDELPNSAVEMQVKDKYLKKLNRQERVVEEVKLVLKPHYNKKRINKEEYKDILRRSVPKICHNKSGEINPTKIKSLIEAYVKKIRHSKKVTSSSSVNPQKV from the exons ATGAGTGACGATAGTGATGCGAGTCCTCACCAAAAACGCAAAAGAAAAGCTCGTAGGCTGGAAGACAGTTCTTCTGAAAGTTCCAGTGATGACTTTTCCGCGCCTGTTCGAACGAGAACAAAGAGCAGGAACCGAAATCCGATAGCGGATTCTTCCTCAGATTCTGATAGTGATGATTCTTGTGTTGTGCGAAGGAGAAAGAAAAAAGTTGCG AGAGTGACCTCTGACTCAGACTCAGACAATTCGTCCGGATCGTCCATCGTTGTGCGCATAAGAAGCAAGAGCGGCGCCCGAATTCTGTCGGCGAGCGAGAGCGATTCGAGCCAGTGGGAGACGGAGGGCAGCGATGCGGAGCCCGACTCGAGAACGGCGGTCGCCGCCTCAGTTCAGGACGCCAACGTCGACTCAGACTCGAGCGACGGCCAGTCCGACAAATGTCCCATCTGCCTGGCGACGTTCAGGACGCAGGAGATCGGCACGCCCGAGTCCTGCGACCACCAATTCTGTCTCGAGTGCATCCAGGAGTGGTCCAAGAACATGAACACTTGCCCGGTAGATCGACAAGAGTACAACCTGATCCTGGTGCGGCGGCAGGTCAACGGCAAAGTCGCCCGTCAGATCCCGATCGAGAAGCCGCAGCCGCAGAACGACGTCGAAATCACCGAGGAGCTGACCTTCTGCGAGATTTGCGGACAGAGCGAGTACGAGGACAGGATGTTGCTGTGCGACGGTTGCGATCTCGGCTTCCATCTGTTCTGTCTCACGCCGCCCCTGGACGAAGTGCCAGCCGGAAGGTGGTACTGCAACGATTGTTCGGCGGACGATGTGGTCGATCGTGAGATCTCGCTTTTCGAAATCCAGATGCTCTTTGATGACCAGGTTAATATGATTCAACCAACGGAGCGGCGTAGGAATCAATCTTCGAG ATACCAGTACTCGATTCTCGGTCGGTTGTACAAAAGGCTAGTAGTTCGCTGCAAACGTCTAGCCCTAATTAGTCATACGCTGCAGCACATATCCAG ACCATCTATTTTTCTGATCGACAGATTAATACCTCGCACGAGACAATCGGAACGCGTACGTCGACAGATACAAACCAACCGCATGAACCAGTCGTTGCGATTACAACAGGAAATGCCCAGCACATCGTCGGGAGCGGACAACTCCATCCACTTGTCGGACGGTGTCACCAGCACAACGAGTCGTAGAACCGCCGGAACAGCGAGAAAACCCCGCAAGAAAAAGACGAGGAAAACGAAACGTCGCCGACGTGTGTTCGAAGTTGACGAGGCCACCGGTGAGATGGTGGAAGTGAAGAGGAAGAAACGGAAGTCCAGAGCTAAGACGCGGAGACGTAACAGAGTGGTGGCGCGTCCCAAGACCGTAAAAAAACGATTGGCCGCCCAGTTGGGTATTTGCGCCCCAAAGAGTGTCCCCCAGAATCTTCCAGACGTGAGAGTTCCGTCGACTACTGCGAATTCGATAGGGGTTATGCGGCACCAGGCTGGCATTCCTGCCCTCCATCTCTTCGGACAGAATCACGAACTGGATTACTTCTCCGATGAGGATATCGATGGTTCGGACATACTTGTCAGGCGGGCGCCCAATCATTCTGACGTGGCGGCTATGAGGAGGACAGCTAGGCGGAAAGCGGTGGTTATCCCATGCACAGTCTCCAGTTCCAGTGATCTTCTTGATAGTATTATGGATAGCCAGGAACGACTTCATTCCAGGAACACCGTCTTCTCCGTAGACAGGGACGGCAAGTTCAAGATGGAACCGAAATTGggtaacaacaataacaattacataaaCGTTAAACAGCAAGATAGTGTGGTCAGACAGTGTCCTACCTCATATACAAACAAGACTACCTCCAACAGCAATAACTACAGGGAAGACGCGGAAACCAGCAGAGAATACCACGGCAATTCATCGTACCAACATTCCACCCCATCATCAACAATGGAACCGGCTGCAGGTTCACGATCATCTTCCAGCAACGATCAGGATCAACCCCAAGACTACTCCCAACGGACGCTGTCCGCTTCATGCGATGCAACATACGATGATCccgataaaaacaaaaaaggatCCGACAGTGGCAGCAACTCACCAAACAGCGATTCCGACGTGGACATCTACAGCGACATAGAAACCGTAAGCACAAGTAAAGTCGACGATGATGAATCGTACAATAAACCACCGCCGCAACCTGCCGCCCCACAAAACGATTCCAACGCCGGCGACGATGATGATAACAGCGAAACCGAGATGGTCATCGACACCGAGAAGGAGCCGGAAAAACATACTGAACACGACGAAGAAGACGCAAAACAAGTTACGAGCACGGTCGATGCGGAGATCGCACCCCAAAACCGGCCGCAATATTCCGCTTCCGAGATCCAATCTGAAGCCGTCCAGTCGTCGAATCAAGTGGATTACTTGAAAAATGACTACCAGGATAAAGATCAGTACGACGATGACGATTCGGAAGATGGATGTCCAAATTTCAGTATTTACTCAAAGGAGAGCATCAAATTAGCCAAAGATTCGGATGTTGGAAATAATGAGTCAGGCTCGAGCGGGGACAATCAAGTTGGAGAG GTAAGTTCATCGCCGAATGGACCTGAAAGAAGTGTACACAGGACACAGGATGTAGCAGGCCCTTCAACCAGTCAACAATATGAAGCCTATGATCCCGAAATGGAAACCGAATCTCCAAGACCACCAGAAGACATTGATGATGATGACCAGGAAGAAAACAAGCCTGATGGAGCCGAGGAAAGCAGACCCACTGAAGTCATGAAAAAGCCAAACGTTTCATCGGGTGGTCTATATAGCGACTCCGAAGATGAGTCGGTGGTCAGGAAGGAAGCCGTACAATTTGGAATGAATGACTTACGTAACATGACAGAAGACATCAGTGAAGAAGAAAGAAGCTATACTCCATGTTTGGACGAGAAGAACACGTCGTTCAAAGAAGGAATCGAAGGTTTGGATACTGAACTGATTTCAGACGAAGACAGGAACGACTTCGATGAATCGCACGAGCAAAAGGCGGTATCTGATGGTGGAGATGCGTTGGAAATCAACGCAAAAGAAAGCGAACTGGACTTCACTCGGCCGGAGGACTACGAGGAAGGGGAAATAATTGACAAGTTGAAGAATTCCAAAAAACCTGAAGAGGAGCCCAAGAAAGAGGATGAGAGTCCCAAAAAggcaaagaaaaaagaaaagacaGCAGACAATGAAGGCAACAAGGAGAACGAGGTGCAAAACAAAGAAACGTTCAAGAAACTGAGCAAAAGCAGCAAGGACAGGAATTACCGCGAAAAAGACAGGAGTAAATCACGCGAAAAGAAATCCGATAAAGACAAAGACAAGCAAAAGGAAAAAGAAAAGAAGGATAAGAAAAGGCGTAAGGAAATCGTACGATATAATGTACGAGCTCTTATTGCAGTGAAACCGAAAAGAGACCAATTTGGTAGAGATATACCACAAAGGAAGTCTGAGTCCAGAAATCGATCGTTTACGCCACCAATACGTAGATCTTCCTCACGACCCCGTCAATCACCATCACCTAAACGTCGTGGCAGATCCAGAACGAGGAATCGGAATCGCGTGACCCAATCTAGATCGCGCAACCGGGTTGGTTCTCGCTCTAGATCACGTAATAAGTTGTCCAGGTCGAAAACTCCACCCCGACGCCGATCCAGGTCCAAAGATAAAAAGCGGAAACGATCGACAAGCAGAAGCAAAAAGCCCACGAAGACAAGGACAAGTTCCAAGTCGAAACGGAAAGCAAGGAGTCACAGTAGACGAAGATCGAGGTCCAAGTCACCGAGGAAGAAGAGGGACTGGAAAAGAAGGAGATCCACTGATTGGACACCATCGTTTTCCAGGTCGCCTTCACCTGACCAAGCCCCGTTTTCGCCTTCTTGGACTCCACCTCGGATTCTAGATAAGGTACAACAGAAACAACAGCACAGCAATCTCAAAGTTATACTGCCAAATGATGGAGGGAAAAAGAAAAAggagaaaaagaagaagagtGAAAAGAGGAAAGATTCTGACCGTCAAAGGAAACGAACACGTTACGACAGAACTCCGCCACCTTCAAAAGAAGTTTTCGCCTCCGGTGAAAACATATTGGTTAGTGTTAGTTTCAACAAAGAAAATGAGACAAGGGACGTCACCACAAGGGATAAAAGGCGGAAAACCGTGGAAGAACCGccgaaaaagaaaaagaagtcCAAGAACAAGGCACAAAGAAAAGACTTGTCGGGTGTAAAGCCCGTAGCCATAATCGATTTAGAAAGATCACCGTTTCAAGTGGTGTCCTCACCTAAAGACGTAATCGTACTCAGCGACAGCGACAACGGCGAGGATGTACAAAAGAATATATGTGACTCGTCGCAGCAGGTCGCCAGTCCGGAGAGATGCGGGGTGAACACCTACACGATGGGACCAAAAACGCCACCTGAACCTCAAGTGAAGTTCTCACTTAATGCTAAACCGCCTACGATCCGTGCAATAAGCAATCCCCTTCACGAAGCAGATGAAATGGATGTTGAACCAGATCAAGAAG ATATTACCGATAGCGTGCACAAAGGACCAAACACGCCTCCGGAACCACCAAACTCACCACCCAGTTCGCCGGATGCTTACGATCCATTCGAGCCCACCAAGTCACGATCACCTACCCCTGAGCCTCTGGAGACGACTCAGTCCAATGAGCCCGATATGGCCGAAGCGGATGACGACAAAATACACAATCAGTCGCCCGACAAGAGCCTCACACCTCCTGTCGCCGATATCCAACCTGCTGATTCACAAAGCAGTATCCACGCGACGCCCGACATTAAATCGCCTGAAAGGATTGGGGCGACTATAAATCAA CCTGCTGCAAAACCTGTTGCACAAACGACGCCATTTTCAACCGGGGCAACATCACTGATTAACTCCGCTCCAATTAACAATTTGGCTCCGCCTaggattaatattatcaattcgACGATAGTACAACAGTCATCGATACCACAGCGGATCGTCCTACCCAATGTACAGAAGTCGAGTCCGGTAAAAATAGCACCAACAAAGTCCATAAAACCAATGCCGTCCAAGCAGGCGAATAACAAGAATTCCCGCGGAAAG GGCCGACAGAATGGTGCCAGCGACGATATGGTGCTTGATTTAGATTCACCTTATTCGCCAGGTTCGAGCGACTACGAGGACTTGTTCGAGCCGCCTCCAGAATCCGGTGGTAAATCGTCGAAAAGCAGTTCTAAAACCACATCGTCAAAAACGAAAAGTACATTCGACGCACTGTTCGGCTCGCCTTCCTACAGTGCTTCCAAACCAACGAAAAAAGACAAAGTCAAGAAAGTGCAAGTTTCGCCCACCAAAG GTACTAAACAAGTTGGTGTTAAATTGGATGAGGATAATCTCAAGATTTTGGATGAATTACCAAATTCAGCCGTTGAAATGCAAGTGAAAGACAAG tatttaaagaaattgaacAGGCAAGAAAGGGTTGTGGAAGAGGTAAAACTGGTCCTGAAGCCGCACTACAATAAGAAACGTATAAACAAAGAAGAGTACAAAGATATTTTAAGAAGATCCGTACCTAAG atTTGTCACAACAAAAGTGGTGAAATAAATCCTACCAAGATCAAAAGTCTTATAGAGGCTTACGTGAAGAAGATTCGCCACAGTAAAAAAGTCACATCCAGCAGTTCTGTAAATCctcaaaaagtataa